A genomic segment from Bacteroidia bacterium encodes:
- a CDS encoding co-chaperone GroES, giving the protein MAKISVKPLADRVLVEAAAAEEKTASGIIIPDTAKEKPQRGKVVAVGNGKKEEPMTVKIGDEILYGKYAGTEITIDGKEYLIMRESDIFAIL; this is encoded by the coding sequence ATGGCAAAGATCAGCGTAAAACCACTGGCCGACCGCGTGCTGGTAGAAGCCGCAGCCGCCGAAGAAAAGACAGCTTCCGGTATTATTATACCGGATACCGCTAAGGAAAAACCCCAGCGCGGAAAAGTAGTAGCCGTCGGAAACGGAAAAAAAGAAGAACCGATGACCGTTAAAATCGGTGACGAGATCCTTTACGGTAAGTACGCCGGAACAGAGATCACGATCGACGGTAAAGAATACCTTATTATGCGAGAGTCTGATATTTTCGCAATTCTCTAA
- a CDS encoding T9SS type A sorting domain-containing protein, with the protein MLRSLPLLFLLLLSDLISAGPWVQKPSLPGPGRHRGFSFVTGNKAYVGGGWNGWTMWNDMWEYDPASNSWTQRANTPTNFYTSSGVGIGSKGYVTGGTLGAALYEYDPATNTWTAKASAPQAAFWESNAINLNNKLYMSDWNILMVYDPSVNSWQTLTPTPNQNIYGPGVSIGSFMYTVFEGGTGTVRFDPATNTYTQLASFPGESRTQASAFEAGGKIYAGCGDGVISDNIRDFWEYNPATNSWRQIDDLPGDTRENAVAFTLNGRGYLCTGTNGINHQDLWMLLPENITNVNDPDPVSISVFPNPSSGDVYFSLAALGGSETVIELYDATGQLARRERWEGEQGVLRRELLPAGMYSYTLFAGGKKYSGRIALH; encoded by the coding sequence ATGCTCCGTTCTTTACCTCTCCTTTTTCTTCTTCTTCTTTCAGACCTGATTAGCGCAGGTCCATGGGTGCAAAAACCTTCCTTACCCGGACCTGGCAGACACCGCGGATTTTCCTTTGTAACCGGTAATAAGGCATATGTTGGCGGTGGCTGGAATGGCTGGACCATGTGGAATGATATGTGGGAATACGATCCGGCGAGCAATTCCTGGACGCAGCGGGCCAATACACCCACCAATTTTTACACCAGTTCCGGAGTGGGAATAGGTAGTAAAGGCTATGTCACCGGAGGCACCCTTGGCGCAGCTCTTTATGAATATGACCCCGCAACAAACACGTGGACTGCAAAGGCGAGTGCGCCTCAGGCTGCATTCTGGGAAAGCAATGCTATCAATCTGAACAATAAACTGTATATGTCGGACTGGAATATACTGATGGTATATGATCCTTCCGTGAACAGCTGGCAAACGCTAACGCCCACCCCCAATCAGAATATCTACGGCCCGGGAGTTTCCATTGGCAGTTTTATGTATACCGTTTTTGAGGGAGGTACGGGTACCGTAAGATTCGACCCCGCTACCAATACCTATACGCAGTTGGCCAGCTTCCCCGGGGAAAGCAGAACACAAGCCTCTGCATTTGAAGCGGGTGGAAAAATTTATGCCGGATGCGGCGATGGTGTAATCAGCGACAACATCCGCGATTTCTGGGAATATAATCCTGCGACCAACTCATGGAGGCAAATTGATGACCTTCCCGGAGATACCCGGGAGAACGCAGTTGCCTTCACACTCAACGGGCGGGGATATCTCTGCACAGGAACCAATGGCATCAATCACCAGGATCTGTGGATGCTGCTGCCGGAAAATATCACCAACGTAAACGACCCGGATCCGGTTAGTATCTCCGTTTTTCCTAACCCTTCATCCGGAGACGTATATTTCAGCCTGGCCGCTTTGGGCGGATCGGAAACTGTAATTGAACTCTACGATGCCACCGGGCAACTGGCAAGAAGGGAAAGGTGGGAAGGTGAGCAGGGAGTTCTGCGAAGAGAATTACTCCCGGCCGGGATGTATTCCTATACCCTGTTTGCAGGAGGAAAGAAATACTCCGGCAGAATAGCACTGCACTGA
- a CDS encoding type IX secretion system membrane protein PorP/SprF produces the protein MLKRLALSCVTFLSLFFLSEKAFAQDPEFTQFYANPLYLNPAFAGTARCPRFVLNYRNQWPALTGTFVTYSASYDQHFDNLSGGLGFLVTNDKAGQGTLITTNFSGMYSYQLNLTRTFSMKFGFQATYAQKKVDWDKLTFGDMIDPRRGFVYTTLEQKNQTARTNIDLSAGVLGYSKRYFFGFAVSHLTEPDEGFLGSSPLPMKYTGHAGAVIPLDGRNGDASISPNILYQQQQDFRQLNLGLYVQKGSIVGGLWYRNEDSFIAVIGIQQNLVKMGYSYDVTVSKLANATAGSHEISFQLQLECKPKKRKFRTVSCPSF, from the coding sequence ATGCTTAAGCGGCTTGCATTATCTTGCGTAACCTTCCTCTCCCTGTTCTTCCTCAGCGAGAAGGCCTTTGCCCAGGATCCTGAGTTCACCCAGTTCTACGCCAACCCTTTGTATCTTAATCCGGCATTCGCAGGAACAGCACGCTGTCCGCGTTTTGTGCTGAATTACAGAAACCAGTGGCCGGCATTAACAGGAACATTTGTCACGTACAGTGCATCCTACGATCAGCATTTTGACAATCTTTCCGGGGGACTTGGTTTTCTTGTTACGAACGACAAGGCCGGGCAGGGAACACTGATCACAACCAATTTTTCAGGGATGTATTCCTATCAGTTAAACCTGACGAGAACCTTCTCAATGAAATTCGGATTTCAGGCGACCTATGCTCAGAAAAAAGTAGATTGGGATAAGCTCACCTTCGGAGACATGATTGATCCCCGTCGCGGATTCGTTTATACCACTCTAGAGCAAAAGAATCAGACAGCAAGAACCAATATTGATCTCTCCGCCGGCGTACTGGGATACAGCAAGCGTTACTTTTTCGGATTTGCGGTAAGCCACCTTACCGAGCCAGACGAAGGCTTTTTGGGATCTTCTCCTCTTCCCATGAAATACACAGGGCATGCCGGTGCCGTTATTCCCCTGGACGGAAGGAACGGAGACGCCAGCATTTCTCCCAACATATTATACCAGCAGCAGCAGGATTTTCGCCAGCTGAACCTTGGATTGTACGTGCAGAAAGGATCCATTGTGGGAGGACTCTGGTACCGCAACGAAGACTCTTTTATTGCCGTTATCGGAATTCAGCAGAACCTGGTGAAGATGGGATATAGTTACGATGTAACAGTCTCCAAACTTGCCAACGCAACGGCGGGTTCTCATGAAATCTCTTTCCAGCTTCAACTGGAGTGTAAGCCTAAAAAGAGGAAGTTCCGCACCGTAAGCTGTCCTTCCTTTTAA
- the secG gene encoding preprotein translocase subunit SecG, which translates to MGVVAVLIILISILLTLVVLIQNSKGGGIASNFASNTQVVGVKKQAEYIEKVTWGLMIALMILCVSAGVGSKGAIERKTTDSKVKEGSVKTPVPSVNPPGISSPTVPPPSTGTP; encoded by the coding sequence ATGGGAGTAGTAGCAGTCCTTATCATTTTAATCAGTATCCTGCTGACCCTAGTGGTGCTCATCCAGAATTCAAAAGGTGGTGGCATCGCTTCTAATTTTGCATCGAACACGCAGGTGGTAGGAGTAAAGAAGCAGGCCGAGTATATTGAAAAAGTAACCTGGGGCCTGATGATCGCACTCATGATCTTGTGTGTAAGTGCCGGGGTAGGAAGCAAAGGAGCGATTGAAAGAAAAACAACAGACTCCAAGGTAAAGGAAGGATCGGTAAAAACCCCCGTGCCTTCTGTGAATCCTCCGGGAATCAGTTCACCTACCGTACCGCCGCCCTCCACAGGTACACCGTGA
- the groL gene encoding chaperonin GroEL (60 kDa chaperone family; promotes refolding of misfolded polypeptides especially under stressful conditions; forms two stacked rings of heptamers to form a barrel-shaped 14mer; ends can be capped by GroES; misfolded proteins enter the barrel where they are refolded when GroES binds) yields MAKEITFNVDARDQLKKGVDTLANAVKVTLGPKGRNVIIDKKFGAPAVTKDGVTVAKEIELKNPIENMGAQMLKEVASKTADVAGDGTTTATVLAQAIVTAGLKNVAAGANPMDLKRGIDKAVHAVVEQLSKMSQKVGDDNKKIEQVATISANNDSFIGKLIAEAMGKVKKEGVITVEEAKGTETTVEVVEGMQFDRGYISPYFVTNADNMEAVLETPHILIYEKKISNMKELLPILEKQVQTGKPLLIIAEDLDGDALATLVVNKIRGSLKVCAVKAPGFGDRRKAMLEDIAILTGGTLISEERGYKLENADLSYLGKAEKITVDKDNTIIVGGSGKKADITARVGQIKAQIETTTSDYDKEKLQERLAKLAGGVAVLYVGAATEVEMKEKKDRVDDALHATRAAVEEGIIPGGGVAYIRCIDGLDKLKGANEDEQTGVLIVKRALEEPLRQIVANCGGEGSIVVQKIREGKGDYGYNARTEEYENLLAAGVIDPTKVARVALENAASVAGMLLTTECVLSDIKEDKPAPAMPPGMGGGMDY; encoded by the coding sequence ATGGCAAAAGAAATCACCTTCAATGTGGATGCCCGTGACCAGCTCAAGAAAGGAGTGGACACACTGGCGAATGCAGTGAAAGTTACATTAGGTCCCAAAGGACGTAATGTGATCATTGATAAGAAATTTGGTGCTCCTGCCGTTACCAAGGACGGAGTAACCGTAGCAAAAGAGATTGAGCTGAAGAATCCCATCGAGAACATGGGCGCACAGATGCTTAAGGAAGTTGCGTCCAAAACAGCGGATGTGGCCGGCGACGGAACCACAACTGCTACCGTTCTGGCTCAGGCGATTGTAACAGCCGGTCTTAAAAACGTTGCAGCAGGTGCAAACCCCATGGATCTCAAGAGGGGAATTGACAAGGCCGTACACGCCGTTGTTGAGCAACTGAGCAAAATGTCGCAAAAGGTTGGAGACGATAATAAAAAGATCGAACAGGTTGCAACAATTTCCGCCAACAACGATAGTTTCATTGGCAAACTCATTGCCGAGGCGATGGGCAAGGTAAAGAAGGAAGGCGTGATCACCGTTGAAGAGGCAAAAGGAACAGAAACCACTGTTGAAGTGGTGGAAGGAATGCAGTTTGACCGCGGTTACATCTCTCCTTATTTCGTTACAAATGCCGACAATATGGAGGCGGTGCTTGAAACTCCGCACATCCTTATTTATGAGAAGAAGATATCCAATATGAAGGAGCTTCTCCCGATCCTTGAAAAGCAAGTTCAGACCGGAAAACCCCTGCTGATTATTGCGGAAGATCTGGACGGTGATGCGCTGGCCACTCTGGTGGTGAACAAGATCCGCGGCTCACTGAAAGTATGCGCAGTAAAAGCTCCCGGGTTTGGCGACCGCAGAAAAGCCATGCTGGAAGACATTGCAATTCTTACCGGCGGAACACTGATCAGCGAAGAGCGGGGATATAAACTCGAGAACGCCGATTTATCTTACCTCGGAAAAGCTGAAAAAATTACAGTGGATAAAGACAATACAATCATTGTTGGCGGTTCTGGTAAAAAAGCGGATATCACTGCCCGCGTAGGTCAGATCAAAGCACAGATTGAAACCACCACTTCCGATTATGATAAAGAAAAGCTTCAGGAGCGGCTGGCTAAACTGGCCGGAGGAGTTGCGGTTCTGTATGTAGGAGCAGCTACAGAGGTGGAAATGAAAGAAAAGAAAGACCGCGTAGACGATGCGCTTCATGCAACCCGCGCAGCAGTGGAAGAAGGGATTATTCCCGGCGGAGGCGTTGCATACATCCGTTGTATCGACGGACTGGATAAGTTGAAAGGCGCTAACGAAGATGAACAAACCGGAGTGCTGATCGTGAAGCGCGCTCTTGAAGAGCCCCTTCGTCAGATCGTTGCCAACTGCGGCGGAGAAGGATCCATCGTTGTGCAGAAGATCCGTGAAGGAAAGGGAGATTATGGTTATAACGCACGTACGGAAGAGTACGAAAATCTGCTGGCTGCAGGAGTGATTGATCCCACAAAAGTGGCCCGCGTGGCATTGGAAAATGCTGCCTCCGTGGCCGGTATGCTGCTAACCACCGAGTGTGTGCTCTCCGATATCAAAGAAGACAAACCCGCTCCGGCTATGCCTCCAGGAATGGGTGGTGGAATGGACTATTAA
- the porU gene encoding type IX secretion system sortase PorU, producing MNKTLNNLMVACLLAVMVPISYSANNKGFNYEIRWESPLVAPDPDGSPGKYLCFANAQYREMPVSPLPFWTTQIALHTLIPQSVNVSVADAVYAPLAKNEDAVFSTYKEDQLRSIGSAVVVRASCAEIKKNYFAQVDLLPFRKTAAGYEKLISFRLILETSPVLMTRQSPQSLWAANSVLASGDWYKIGLTADGVYILDYDQLTALGMDLGTLNPNELRIYGNGGGQLPFSNSGLRTDDLVENAIYVSDGGTPNVFDPSDYVLFYGMSQHRWYLDTAACGKFKHHVHDYSDTTYYFITSGSGPGKRITLRPSDANPENQTVSTFDDHRFHESDQYNLIKSGREWYGELMDITNSYSFAFSFPNIDLTAPVNYTAELIGRSHQVSGSFTVTSGPSSFSLLTNGTDMNYYAAIFAYVAKGCSSYIPTSSNILVSVTKNTPGPAIGWVNYIEVTARRALTMFGDQMTFRDKNSIGPGNISRFVLANANTGTLVWDVTDPMNVVQQGGQLIVSQFEFKVVTDTLREFIAFSGLNYLKPVNIGYVPNQNLHGLAQVDYIIVAHPLFLADANKLGALHAQRDNLSYAVVTPMQIYNEFSSGAQDVSAIRDFVRMFYERSTGPSDAPKYLLLYGDGSYDNKYRLAGNTNFIPTYQSLNSTDPIRSYVSDDFYVQLGPLEGDWDPGDPDKPDLGVGRIPVKSLGESDGVYSKVEQYVSVPGTVNTSNSTSCSSSQCVSFGDWRNMITFVGDDEDGNTHVSQSENIAGFVDTAYNSYNIERIYLDAFVQVATPGGSRYPDAVDAINKRMDRGCLIFNYIGHGGEVGLAHERIIEVNQINNWSNKCNLPLFFTATCEFSRWDDPARTSAGEYVLLNADGGGIGLFTTVRLVFSGPNYSLNRNFFNYALDTMTGGIYPRLGDLNMLTKSTLVPDDNHRNFTLLCDPALTLAYPEHRVVATTINLSPVVPSAPDTLRALSRVTVTGEVRDVFGNKITGFNGILFPTVFDKRALITCLGNDGGSLPVFSFYAQKNVLYKGKASVTGGDFTFSFIVPKDIAYQYGTGRISFYAHNGYEDAHGFNEDIIIGGSDTTAPPDLTGPEIKLYMNDASFVSGGITDEDPDIYVQVFDTNGINTVGTGIGHDLVGILDGNSADPLVLNEYYEANLNSYSRGSIRYPLENLPSGTHTLSVKVWDVYNNSATDYTEFTVAESAVLALDHVMNYPNPFTTHTAFFFEHNKPCGNLDVQIQIFTVSGKLLKTIITEMACDGYRNAGIEWDGLDDFGDAIGKGVYFYRLKVRTTEGEVADEYNKLVILK from the coding sequence ATGAATAAGACGCTGAACAATCTAATGGTTGCCTGCTTGTTGGCAGTTATGGTTCCGATCTCTTATAGTGCTAATAATAAGGGATTTAACTATGAGATTCGATGGGAGAGCCCCCTTGTTGCTCCGGATCCCGACGGAAGTCCGGGTAAATACCTGTGTTTCGCCAATGCCCAGTACCGGGAAATGCCGGTTAGCCCCCTCCCTTTCTGGACCACCCAGATTGCATTACACACACTGATTCCTCAAAGTGTAAACGTGTCCGTAGCGGATGCAGTGTATGCACCGCTCGCAAAAAATGAGGATGCAGTGTTCAGTACATACAAAGAGGATCAGTTGCGGAGCATTGGTTCGGCCGTAGTGGTAAGGGCTTCCTGCGCCGAAATAAAGAAGAACTATTTTGCTCAGGTGGATTTGCTTCCGTTCCGTAAAACGGCGGCTGGGTACGAAAAGCTGATATCCTTCCGCTTGATTCTGGAAACGAGTCCTGTTTTGATGACAAGACAAAGCCCGCAGTCGTTATGGGCCGCCAATTCAGTGCTGGCATCCGGAGACTGGTATAAAATCGGGCTTACCGCTGACGGTGTCTATATTCTGGATTATGATCAGCTGACGGCGCTTGGGATGGATCTCGGCACATTGAACCCCAACGAGCTCAGGATCTATGGCAATGGGGGCGGGCAACTTCCGTTCTCCAATTCCGGCCTCCGGACTGACGATCTGGTTGAAAACGCAATTTATGTTTCCGATGGAGGCACTCCCAATGTATTCGATCCTTCCGACTACGTTCTTTTTTACGGAATGAGTCAGCATCGCTGGTACCTGGACACAGCGGCCTGCGGAAAGTTTAAGCATCATGTGCACGATTATTCCGATACCACCTATTACTTTATCACATCGGGGTCGGGGCCGGGAAAAAGAATAACGCTTCGACCTTCCGATGCGAACCCTGAAAATCAAACGGTCAGCACCTTCGATGATCATCGCTTCCACGAATCCGACCAGTACAACCTGATCAAATCCGGAAGAGAATGGTACGGTGAGCTGATGGATATTACCAACAGCTATTCCTTTGCTTTTAGTTTTCCAAATATAGATCTCACCGCTCCGGTTAATTATACAGCGGAACTGATCGGCAGATCCCACCAGGTAAGCGGAAGTTTTACAGTAACATCAGGGCCTTCCTCCTTTTCACTTTTGACCAACGGCACAGATATGAATTATTACGCCGCCATTTTCGCCTACGTGGCAAAGGGTTGTTCCAGTTACATTCCCACCTCTTCCAATATTCTTGTTAGTGTTACTAAAAACACTCCCGGTCCCGCCATCGGATGGGTGAACTATATTGAAGTAACAGCCCGGCGCGCACTGACGATGTTCGGCGACCAGATGACATTTCGGGACAAGAACAGCATCGGACCGGGAAACATCAGTCGCTTTGTTCTCGCCAACGCAAACACGGGTACCTTGGTTTGGGATGTTACCGATCCGATGAACGTTGTTCAGCAGGGCGGACAACTCATTGTAAGTCAGTTTGAGTTTAAAGTCGTTACCGATACCTTGCGGGAGTTTATTGCTTTCAGCGGATTGAATTACCTGAAGCCGGTTAATATCGGCTATGTTCCCAACCAAAACCTGCATGGCCTTGCACAGGTAGATTATATTATTGTGGCCCACCCTTTGTTTCTGGCAGACGCGAACAAGCTCGGCGCCCTGCATGCGCAGCGCGATAACCTGAGTTATGCGGTGGTTACACCGATGCAGATTTATAATGAATTTTCTTCCGGCGCTCAGGATGTTTCTGCAATCCGGGATTTTGTAAGAATGTTCTATGAGCGTTCTACCGGGCCTTCCGATGCACCTAAATACCTTCTTCTATACGGCGACGGATCCTATGATAATAAGTACCGCCTGGCCGGAAATACCAACTTTATTCCTACGTATCAGTCCCTGAATTCTACCGATCCCATTCGCTCGTATGTGTCGGATGATTTTTATGTACAGCTCGGACCGCTGGAAGGTGACTGGGATCCGGGAGATCCCGACAAGCCGGATCTGGGGGTTGGAAGGATTCCGGTAAAATCGCTCGGAGAATCGGATGGCGTATACAGCAAGGTGGAACAGTACGTTTCGGTTCCGGGAACGGTGAATACGTCCAATTCTACCTCCTGTTCTTCTTCACAATGTGTTTCATTTGGTGACTGGAGGAATATGATCACATTCGTTGGGGACGATGAGGATGGAAATACCCACGTTTCACAATCGGAAAACATTGCCGGGTTTGTAGATACCGCCTACAACTCATATAATATTGAACGCATTTATCTGGATGCCTTTGTGCAGGTGGCCACACCCGGAGGCAGCCGTTACCCCGACGCGGTAGATGCCATTAACAAGCGCATGGACAGGGGCTGTCTTATTTTTAATTATATCGGTCACGGCGGGGAAGTGGGGCTTGCACACGAGCGGATTATTGAGGTGAATCAGATTAATAACTGGAGCAATAAGTGCAATCTTCCGCTGTTTTTTACCGCTACCTGTGAATTCAGCCGCTGGGATGATCCGGCAAGAACTTCCGCGGGAGAATACGTGCTGCTGAATGCCGATGGCGGAGGGATCGGACTTTTTACAACAGTCAGGCTCGTGTTCTCCGGACCCAATTACAGTCTGAACAGAAACTTTTTCAACTACGCGCTGGATACGATGACCGGAGGCATTTACCCCCGCCTCGGTGATTTAAATATGCTCACGAAGAGTACGCTGGTGCCGGACGACAATCACCGGAATTTCACCCTGCTCTGTGACCCTGCACTTACCCTTGCTTATCCTGAACACCGGGTAGTGGCTACAACTATCAATTTATCACCTGTTGTTCCTTCTGCACCCGATACACTGCGCGCACTGAGCCGGGTAACTGTTACAGGTGAGGTAAGAGATGTGTTTGGTAATAAAATCACCGGATTTAACGGGATACTTTTTCCCACGGTGTTTGACAAACGTGCCCTGATCACCTGCCTGGGTAACGACGGAGGTTCGCTTCCGGTTTTCTCCTTCTATGCCCAAAAGAATGTGCTCTATAAGGGGAAAGCAAGTGTTACAGGTGGTGATTTTACCTTCAGCTTTATCGTTCCCAAGGATATCGCATACCAGTACGGAACCGGACGCATCAGCTTTTATGCGCACAACGGATACGAAGATGCGCATGGATTCAACGAAGACATTATTATTGGCGGATCCGACACAACAGCACCACCGGACCTTACCGGACCGGAGATCAAATTGTATATGAATGATGCGAGTTTTGTAAGCGGAGGAATCACCGATGAAGATCCGGATATTTATGTGCAGGTGTTTGATACCAACGGAATCAATACGGTGGGAACAGGAATAGGACACGACCTTGTTGGTATACTTGATGGAAATTCTGCCGACCCCTTGGTATTAAATGAATATTATGAAGCCAATCTGAACTCCTACAGCAGAGGATCTATTCGCTACCCGCTCGAGAATTTGCCTTCAGGAACACATACCCTTTCTGTGAAGGTTTGGGATGTGTACAACAATTCCGCCACTGATTACACTGAATTTACGGTTGCTGAATCCGCCGTACTTGCCCTGGATCACGTGATGAATTATCCCAATCCGTTTACCACACACACGGCGTTCTTCTTCGAACATAATAAGCCCTGTGGCAATCTGGATGTTCAGATACAGATATTTACCGTTTCGGGAAAACTTCTCAAAACAATCATTACCGAAATGGCATGCGACGGCTACAGAAACGCCGGAATCGAGTGGGATGGCCTCGACGATTTCGGAGACGCGATCGGAAAGGGTGTGTATTTCTACCGCCTGAAAGTGAGGACCACGGAAGGGGAAGTGGCAGATGAGTACAATAAACTGGTTATTTTAAAATAA
- a CDS encoding LptE family protein, with the protein MRLAFLTVLLLAGSVTSCRMNLSFTGVNTDARTATVKFFTPVASLAKPTVGQVFTEALKDAVSGQGKLDLVNSGADLVYEGTISGYSTAPVAIQGNDQAAMNRLTITVQLKFTDIKNNSKSFESAFTRYADFSAGQSLAAVEDQLIRDITEQLVQDIINKTLQDW; encoded by the coding sequence ATGAGACTTGCATTTCTGACCGTGCTGCTTTTAGCGGGATCTGTTACATCCTGCAGGATGAATTTATCTTTCACCGGAGTAAATACAGATGCGCGCACTGCCACTGTAAAGTTTTTTACACCGGTGGCTTCGCTTGCGAAACCAACTGTAGGGCAGGTATTCACCGAAGCACTGAAAGACGCCGTTTCCGGACAGGGGAAACTGGACCTGGTGAATTCCGGCGCCGACCTCGTTTATGAAGGAACCATCAGCGGTTACTCCACCGCGCCGGTGGCTATTCAGGGAAATGATCAGGCTGCAATGAACCGTTTGACCATTACCGTGCAGCTTAAATTCACCGACATAAAAAACAATTCCAAAAGTTTTGAGTCCGCGTTTACGCGTTATGCCGATTTCAGTGCCGGGCAGTCGCTGGCCGCCGTGGAAGATCAGCTCATTCGCGACATTACAGAGCAGCTCGTGCAGGACATTATCAATAAAACATTGCAGGACTGGTAG
- the porV gene encoding type IX secretion system outer membrane channel protein PorV, translating to MKQLEIASLIAGLCCGGLATAQIDKNELLGQINVPTTAVPFLIISPDSRAGGMGDAGVASTPDANSIHWNAAKMGFLKKKMGLSVSYTPWLRALVPDINIAYLSAYRKIKKAGVFAGSLRYFSLGNITFTDIAGNEIGQFNPNEFAIDGAYATKLGDNFSMGGAMRFIYSNLTGGQAAGGNTTKAGTAFAVDISAYYHNTKVEVGGKKSTFMAGLNISNIGSKISYTNIADSKDFIPINLRLGAGLDMNIDDFNTVGFLFEINKLMVPTPPVYEKDANGNPVPGPNGTYLIAAGKDPDRGIVSGMFGSFSDAPAGFEEELREYNLSGGLEYWYDKQFAVRAGYFYEHETKGNRKYFTVGIGLRYNVFGLDMAYLIPTVQKHPLQNTLRFTLQFDLDAFKDQDKNGGGDQPTN from the coding sequence ATGAAGCAGTTAGAAATAGCATCCCTGATCGCCGGGCTTTGTTGCGGTGGACTTGCTACGGCTCAGATTGATAAAAATGAGCTGCTCGGACAGATCAACGTTCCTACTACCGCTGTTCCTTTTTTAATTATTTCCCCGGATTCCAGAGCGGGCGGAATGGGAGATGCCGGTGTGGCCTCCACTCCGGACGCCAACAGCATTCACTGGAATGCAGCCAAGATGGGATTCCTGAAAAAGAAAATGGGATTGTCCGTGTCCTACACACCCTGGCTCCGCGCATTGGTTCCTGATATTAACATTGCGTATCTGAGCGCCTACCGCAAAATAAAGAAAGCAGGTGTTTTTGCCGGTTCATTACGGTATTTCTCGCTGGGGAACATCACCTTCACAGACATCGCCGGGAATGAGATCGGACAATTCAATCCGAATGAATTCGCCATCGACGGAGCCTATGCAACCAAACTGGGAGATAATTTCAGCATGGGAGGTGCCATGCGATTCATTTATTCCAATCTCACCGGAGGACAAGCTGCAGGAGGGAATACAACCAAAGCAGGAACCGCTTTCGCGGTAGATATCTCCGCCTATTATCACAATACCAAGGTGGAAGTGGGTGGAAAGAAGTCCACCTTTATGGCCGGTCTGAATATTTCTAACATTGGTTCTAAAATTTCTTACACCAATATTGCCGATTCAAAGGATTTTATTCCAATCAATCTCCGGCTGGGTGCAGGCCTGGATATGAATATTGACGATTTTAATACCGTAGGTTTTTTGTTTGAAATCAATAAGCTGATGGTTCCCACACCGCCCGTTTATGAAAAGGATGCGAACGGGAACCCGGTACCTGGGCCGAACGGAACGTACCTTATCGCGGCAGGGAAGGATCCCGACCGCGGTATTGTAAGCGGAATGTTCGGTTCCTTCTCCGACGCTCCGGCAGGTTTTGAAGAAGAACTCAGAGAGTATAACCTCAGCGGTGGATTGGAATACTGGTACGATAAACAATTCGCGGTGCGTGCCGGATATTTTTACGAACATGAAACCAAGGGGAACAGGAAATATTTCACCGTGGGCATTGGACTGCGATATAATGTTTTCGGACTGGATATGGCCTACCTGATTCCAACGGTTCAGAAACATCCTCTGCAGAATACACTTCGTTTCACCCTTCAGTTCGATCTGGATGCCTTTAAGGATCAGGATAAGAACGGAGGCGGAGATCAACCGACCAATTAA
- a CDS encoding 2-C-methyl-D-erythritol 2,4-cyclodiphosphate synthase produces MPRIGFGFDVHVLEAGRPFYLGGIKLDHTSGAVGHSDADVLIHAVCDAILGALALGDIGLHFPNTDDAYKGIDSKELLRKVCGLMKERGYRVGNIDATICLEKPKVNPHIAAMKNALCPVLGISSGDLSIKATTNEKLGYVGREEGVAAYAVALLLK; encoded by the coding sequence ATTCCCAGAATAGGATTCGGCTTCGATGTACATGTTCTGGAAGCCGGCCGGCCTTTTTACCTGGGTGGGATAAAACTGGATCATACATCCGGTGCCGTAGGGCATTCGGATGCGGATGTGCTCATTCATGCCGTGTGCGATGCGATTCTGGGAGCGCTGGCACTGGGAGACATTGGGCTGCATTTTCCCAATACCGATGATGCCTACAAAGGAATCGACAGCAAGGAATTACTCCGGAAGGTGTGCGGACTGATGAAAGAGAGAGGCTATCGTGTGGGAAATATTGATGCTACCATTTGCCTTGAGAAACCAAAGGTGAACCCGCACATCGCCGCAATGAAGAACGCCCTCTGTCCGGTTTTGGGAATTTCCTCCGGTGATTTGTCTATCAAAGCCACTACGAACGAAAAATTAGGATACGTAGGACGCGAAGAGGGGGTGGCTGCTTACGCTGTAGCACTTTTGCTCAAATAA